A single Candidatus Thalassolituus haligoni DNA region contains:
- a CDS encoding response regulator codes for MASILAVDDSASMRQMVSFTLKGAGYQVKEACDGVEALAEARRGKYDLVLSDVNMPNMNGIELVKELRQLSDYRFTPVLMLTTESAGDIKIQGKQAGATGWIVKPFNPEQLLSTIKRVLG; via the coding sequence ATGGCGAGTATTTTAGCGGTCGACGATTCTGCATCGATGCGCCAAATGGTGTCTTTTACATTGAAAGGCGCGGGGTATCAGGTCAAGGAAGCCTGTGATGGGGTGGAGGCGTTGGCGGAAGCCCGGCGTGGCAAATACGACCTTGTCCTGTCTGACGTCAATATGCCAAACATGAATGGCATCGAGTTGGTTAAAGAATTACGCCAACTGTCCGATTACAGGTTTACACCGGTGCTGATGTTGACGACGGAATCCGCTGGCGACATCAAAATACAGGGTAAACAAGCAGGGGCAACCGGCTGGATCGTCAAGCCGTTTAATCCGGAGCAACTGTTAAGCACCATCAAACGCGTATTGGGGTAA